One genomic region from Mytilus trossulus isolate FHL-02 chromosome 9, PNRI_Mtr1.1.1.hap1, whole genome shotgun sequence encodes:
- the LOC134684387 gene encoding complement C1q tumor necrosis factor-related protein 1-like, protein MESRMFMIFMFVLLSYSVLASDTVEEIRKIHEILKQQQSQILKLQNDNKSLRAENILLRKDVDKLKEIDSRIDHTHFTAEGSADKGILPKRAGNPKQTTNVKDTTLQDISTVPASDLGVVAFSAYMSKNEDNPSSHHTLVFDTAQTNIGNAYNKFTGAFSAPVAGVYVFAWTIYSGDNGKTFFNVLVNNSVYGGTYGETDNVCCDTDSDSGTLVVSLNQGDTVFIRSFRQATTQILSNDSYGSKTTFAGWKLN, encoded by the exons ATGGAATCGAGAATGTTTATGATATTTATGTTCGTATTGCTTTCGTATTCGGTGTTAGCAAGTGATACTGTAGAAGAAATACGCAAAATACACGAGATACTGAAACAGCAGCAATCCCAAATCCTGAAACTACAAAACGACAATAAATCACTTAGAGCGGAAAACATACTGCTAAGAAAGGATGTAGATAAATTAAAGGAAATTGATTCCAGAATAGACCATACCCATTTTACAGCTGAAGGCTCCGCAGATAAGGGCATTTTACCGAAGAGAGCTGGAAATCCAAAACAAACCACAAATGTTAAAG ATACAACACTCCAGGATATAAGCACAGTGCCGGCCAGTGATCTTGGAGTTGTGGCATTCTCTGCttacatgtcaaaaaatgaGGACAATCCGAGCAGTCACCACACACTAGTCTTTGATACCGCCCAAACTAATATTGGAAATGCTTACAACAAATTCACCGGCGCGTTTTCGGCACCAGTAGCAGGTGTGTATGTCTTTGCATGGACAATTTATTCAGGAGACAATGGAAAGACATTTTTTAATGTTCTAGTCAATAATTCAGTATACGGGGGAACATATGGCGAGACTGATAATGTCTGCTGCGATACAGACTCAGATTCAGGGACTTTAGTCGTATCGCTGAACCAAGGTGACACCGTATTCATTCGTTCGTTTCGTCAAGCCACTACACAAATTCTAAGTAACGATTCTTACGGATCAAAGACAACATTTGCAGGATGGAAATTAAATTAA
- the LOC134683695 gene encoding complement C1q-like protein 2, with amino-acid sequence MFDLCIMLTVFRLVLTLNIEEEISEIRMIVKQQQMEILQLQNSNHFLIKENHSFKTAIRQLEEDNLLMRKDINLTIGSISSTEHSEFKHNEPLKRKRSTTGENDLQNSRRAPVVGPLDHVAFYAYMSKDDPSLLKHNQLVFDVVKINIGNGYLNNTGVFVAPSSGTYVFSWTLYTGNHGATYYDLMVNGEIYGSTLGETDDVPGDFDSDSGTVVVSLNTGDNVYFRSIIQTTAFILGRRSARTSFSGWKLY; translated from the exons ATGTTCGATTTATGTATTATGTTAACTGTCTTCCGTTTGGTGTTGACATTAAATATTGAAGaagaaatttcagaaatccGTATGATAGTTAAACAACAGCAGATGGAGATTCTTCAACTTCAAAATTCAAACCACTTTCTTATTAAGGAAAACCATTCCTTCAAAACAGCTATCCGTCAATTAGAAGAGGATAATCTTTTAATGCGAAAAGACATTAATCTTACAATTGGAAGTATTTCGTCCACCGAACATAGTGAATTTAAGCATAACGAGCCGTTAAAGAGAAAAAGGAGCACCACTGGAGAAA ACGATCTACAGAACAGTCGACGAGCACCCGTTGTAGGACCACTGGATCATGTAGCATTCTATGCCTATATGTCGAAAGACGATCCAAGTTTACTAAAACATAACCAACTAGTATTCGATGTAGTCAAAATCAACATTGGAAATGGCTACCTTAACAATACTGGAGTTTTCGTTGCTCCATCGTCAGGTACGTACGTCTTTTCGTGGACACTTTACACCGGTAACCATGGAGCTACCTATTATGACTTGATGGTAAACGGTGAAATATACGGGAGTACATTAGGTGAAACAGATGACGTTCCTGGAGATTTTGATTCTGATTCTGGAACTGTTGTGGTTTCTCTTAACACAGGTGATAACGTTTACTTTCGTTCGATTATTCAAACAACAGCCTTCATTCTAGGAAGAAGAAGCGCAAGGACTTCATTTTCTGGATGGAAATTGTACTGA